The following proteins come from a genomic window of Thiothrix winogradskyi:
- the rph gene encoding ribonuclease PH, which produces MRPSERAPEQMRTVTFTRHYTCHAEGSVLVEFGNTKVLCTATVEDRLPGWLKGKGQGWVTAEYGMLPRATGSRTAREAAKGKQGGRTMEIQRLIGRSLRAVVDLEALGEFQITIDCDVIQADGGTRTASISGAYVALCDAITWLQKNRRLKKNPLHGQIASVSVGIFDGVPVLDLDYAEDSKAETDMNVVMNEAGQFIELQGTAEGHAFRRDELDALLALAEKGIREIMQAQQQALAS; this is translated from the coding sequence ATGAGGCCAAGCGAACGCGCCCCTGAGCAAATGCGAACGGTTACATTTACCCGCCATTACACCTGCCACGCGGAAGGCTCAGTACTAGTGGAATTCGGCAACACCAAGGTGCTGTGTACCGCCACCGTCGAAGACCGTTTACCCGGCTGGCTCAAAGGCAAAGGTCAAGGTTGGGTCACGGCGGAATACGGCATGTTGCCGCGTGCCACGGGTTCACGCACCGCACGCGAAGCCGCCAAAGGCAAACAAGGCGGACGCACCATGGAAATCCAGCGCTTAATCGGGCGTTCCCTGCGGGCAGTGGTCGATCTCGAAGCCCTCGGCGAATTCCAAATCACCATCGACTGCGACGTGATTCAAGCCGACGGCGGCACGCGCACGGCTTCAATCAGCGGTGCTTACGTCGCCTTGTGTGACGCGATTACTTGGCTGCAAAAAAACCGCCGCTTGAAGAAAAACCCGCTGCACGGGCAAATTGCCTCGGTTTCCGTCGGCATTTTTGACGGCGTGCCGGTGCTGGATTTGGATTACGCCGAAGATTCCAAAGCCGAAACCGACATGAACGTGGTGATGAACGAAGCCGGACAATTCATCGAATTGCAAGGCACTGCCGAAGGTCACGCCTTCCGCCGCGACGAACTCGATGCCCTGCTGGCATTAGCAGAAAAAGGCATTCGGGAAATCATGCAAGCACAACAACAGGCATTGGCATCATGA